The DNA region CCACAGCTTGGAATACCAGCATCACGAGGGTTCATACGAGTTTACTCTGGATCTTGAGAATCATTCCAGCGGCGAAAGGACAGTCTGCAAATCCGAGACACTTGACGAGAAGGGCCTACCTACCGATGGCTCAACACCGTGGGTAAAGTGTTTGGCTGAGAATGCCACGCTCGACGTTCTGCTGGACAGGACGTATGATATCCTAGGGATTCGCCAGGAGTGGAAGTGTAGTGACAATGTCCAGGATATTGAGCCGTAGGTCTTGTCTCTTCTAGTTTGTGCCATGTGAGGGCCGGCTAACGCATTTGAAACAGAGAAGACTATCGTGCCACGGGATTGATTAAGGCACGCCTTGATTGCGCCAAACCGACAGACAAAAAACACAAAGACTATACTTGCACCCTACCTGCCGCGTCACCATTGACATTTACTGGATATCCTGCCATCGACAAAACCGTGCTCCCGCCTTTCCCTCACACTTTCTACAACAGAAGTTGCACAATCAActccatcagcaacacccaCACTCTTACCTTGAACGAGTACAAGATTGAAACGGCCGATGACGGAAAACTCGAGGGGACTTTCAGTTTCTATAATCCTGGGCCCGGAGAAACGTGGAGCCTGTCCAAGATTCCAGTGCTCAACGATGCAACATGGCATCAGTGCACCCCTGGGAAGGGAACAGAACTGCCTTGGCAATTGGCCAGATGTAGTTATGCACTTTCTTTGCACGAGAAGTCGCCCGAAATCCGTTTTGATCTGGCATGGTACTGTGATGATCGCGATCCAAGTAATGCGTAGGTTTTAAACCCTGTTTAACCCCTGAGTGATTGCCCATGGCGACAAGAAGGTTTGAATGAGAGCTGACAGAGATATAGCATCTTATTCGAAGCCAGCGCTCAAGCAGACTTAACTGGCAAAACTGCCTGCCAGGGCGGAATTTGCCAGTTCCCCTCAGGGATAACAGAGGTGGCACTCCAGGTTACAAATTTGACGTGGGAAACCGGGCATGGAGTCATGCAGAAGGGCCCAATCTTACCCTGGGTATAGCGCGGATAGTCCGACGATTGCAAAAGATAGGAGACCTTGACAGAAAAGAGAAGCGGCTGTGGCCTATTTCCATATTTGAGCAACATTAGAACCAAGCTTCGACGTGATTGGGACTCCTTCCCACTTGGAAAAGCAGCTGGGTCCAGACGGACTGATGGTAGGACCGGGTGTGCCAACTGCCGAAGCTGACAGAGCTCGACAAGATTTTCTCCAAATCCCCACATGTTTGATTGGCGAACCAAGGGGCGGGCTCATCGTGGGTATGCAGCCGGGTCATTCTTGAGAGACCACTGAACCAAATCTTTATGCGTAtcggttgggggggttggggtcacacggctaggtaggtacctatcaTTGCAAAAATTGGGTGATTTCCATCACTGCGACCTACTTGCCTGAATGATTCATCATGGTAAGAAAAGTCAATAGTTCAATATTGAATGCAATATCATCCCTGATGCAAGGTTCAAAGATAACCGTAAGAGGTCATATGCATTAAAGTTGGGCTCGTGTGTTCATTACGACGAATAGAACATCTCCCCGTGAGACGGGTGAGAGGTCTGTTGGTTCTGATGGTGTAACACTTTTACACCAACGGGCCATCCACACAAGAAATTTACCCGGTCGGAGTGATGTACGATACCTACAATCGCCATGTACGTGTAACATCAAGACCCAGAGATGCATGTCTTGAACTTGTGTGTTGGAGGAACTATACATACTTACCTATGATTAATGCCCGCCGGGATGCACCGGTAGTTGCAGGGACCCTTCAATCGGTAAGATATATAATGTGCCGTCACTGTCTTGCAAATAATCTGCAatttgctcctcctcaaccccccacttGTTCCCTATCCTCATAATGACTGACAAACCCACCCCTTCGACAGTGGTCGAGCCCCAACAAGGAACCAAGGATAGCAACGAAAAGAGAGACAGAAAAGGCCGCATTCATGAGTTCCAGGAAACCGAGGGCTACATTATTGACATCGCCGAGGATGATTCCGCGCCAACAGGGCTCAAACTTGCCAAGGATGGCCACACCGTCTTGATCCCCCAGCCCAGTGATGATAAGCATGATCCTTTGAACTGGACGTGGAACAAGAAGCACCTCATGCTTTTTATCGTGTCTTGGGTGTCCTTTCTGCCTGACTATGGGAGCGCAACCGGGGCTGTCACTCTGATTCCGCAAGCCGTGGAGTGGGGGACCACCCCAGACACTGTGAATCACTCACAAGCCGGCAATGTATTCATGTTGGGCGcaggtggtgtggttggtaTGTACCTATCGACTTTCTCAGCAACTTGAACACAAGAAAATTTGTCTGACCCCGAAGCAGTCGTGATTCTTTCGGCCTACTTTGGCCGTCTCCCTGTCGTCTTTTggttcctcctcatctccgtCGCAACAGCAGCCTGGTGTGCCGAACCAGATACGTTCGAATCATTCATGGCGGCCCGTATTCTCAACGGCTTCTTCTCGACAGTCAGCCAGGcaggggggttgatgtttATCAAAGACATGTTTTTCTTTCATGAAcaggcgaggaagatcaACATTTGGGCGTGAGCTTTTCTGTTCATGGATGGATTCTGTCCAGACTTGTTGACAAGTTTTTGCAAACAGATCATTTATTGTCATGTCCCCCTACGTCGGTCCTCTCTTTGCCGCCTTCATGACAGAAACACTACACTGGTCAGTGCCATTTTGGGTGTACTTTGGCATGAATGTGCTGGGAATGGCACTGGTCGTTGCATTTCTGGAAGAGACATACTATGACAGGACCATACCATCGGACCAACAGCCTGCTCGAGGCAACCGTTTTGCCAGACTGATCGGCACCGCCCAATGGAAGTCTCGACATCTCCGCAACACCTTTGGCCAAGCTTGTTGGAGAACCGTCAGTGTGCTTCTCAAGCCAATCGTAGCTCTCTCGTGCGTTTTTTACGCCTTGGTATGTTTGTTTTAATTCTGTTCGTGTCAGCAACTGGCCTCAAATGAGCTGACATGATCGTAGACGTTTGCATGGGCGGTGggcatcaacaccacgctGGCCATATTTGTCACCCCACTGTACGGCTTCGGACCAAAACAAGTGGGATTCTTCTATTTCACCCCGGTGGTTGCTGTGGCACTGGGGGAGGCAACAGGCCACTGGCTGCATGACGCTCTCGCCAAGCAGTACATCCGCTCTCACAAGGGACATTTCGAGCCCGAGGTGCGCCTGCGAGCCGTACTTCTGGCAATGCCGGTTGTCATAGTCGGCCTAGTTCTCATCGGGCAGTGCTTTGAGAACCAGTGGTACTTCATGGCCACCAGCGTCTGCTGGGGCCTTTATGTTTTCGGCATGATGATCACCACAGTAGCACTGAGTAGTTACTGCCTTGATAGCTACCCGGAGGCATCTGGCGAGGTTTCGGCGTGGCTCAACATGGCCCGGACTGTCGGAGGGTTTATCGTCAGCTATTTTCAGGTCAGATGGGCCGAAGCGCAGGGAACGAAGCAGAGCTTCGGGATCCAGGCTGGCATCTGCGGCGGTGCTATTTTGTTCATTGTCGCTTTGATAGTGTGGGGGAAGAGGCTGAGAATTTGGGCGGGACCACTAAACTTTGCAACGACGTAAtgtcagggttagggtatgTAGCTTGACATGACGTCTTTGCACCACCTGTCCCCCCAACCAGTCCTGGTGCCGGATTCACTCGGCCACAAAAGCACCTAATAAACTTTTTATCCGCGCAGCCATAAATACCTTAATATCGTCCACCTTCTTTGCCCTTttcccaaaacaccaaacacagTCAAAATGCCCAGAGTCGCAGACCGAAAATCCTGGCGAAAgccagcagctcctccagtGGAAGCTCCCCAAACCCCGCCAGAAGCAGCGCCAAGATCCCACTATCACACCTCGCAACACCACGGCCACCATCACGACCCCGACCCAGCACTCGATGTGGAACTCGTTGATCACACCGAGAGGCTGCCACTTCGCTCGAAGCGCACTCGTCGTCTAGAGGAGAAGCTTGCCAGAAAAAAACGGACCGCGACCACCCCACTATGCTTGGAGGATATGCCGTTTGAGATCCTCGACGCCATCCTTTTGTGCTGTCAACCTCGCGATCTTTTCGCCATGTCACGTGTCTCAAAGGGCTACCGAGATTTCATCAAACAAGAAGGATCCCGAATCGCCAAATCCATCATCGAGCGGCGATATCCCTGTTTGGCAGCTTGTTTTCTTCGGCCTGTCCTTTTGGAAAACATTCAAGACTTGGGAGTCCGCAGGCACATGGGACATCCGAAAGTGACGAGCAGAGTCAAAGGTCACATGTTTCACCACATACCCACAATCCGAGGCGAGCTTGTCTGCAGCTGTCCGACATGCTATCATCGTTGGAACGCTCTTGGGCTGCTGGTCGACTTTGCACACTGGCAGGACTTTCTAGATAAAGGCGAAGCAATTCCACGCATAGCATTCGGGCGGCGTCCGGTGTGGAACAAGGTATTGCTAAACCGAAACATGCAGGTTGTTCTGAAGGGCATCCGCGATCCTCTTTGGTATGCTCGCATCCTCGAAAAGCACCTGGAGTCGACTACGCGCGCCATCCGACGCCAGGTGCtcaacaagagcaacaagcGCCAGCATTATCGACTCACTGACCAAGACCTACAAGAAGGAACCGACCACTTTCTCGAAGCCGAGGGGCCGCCTACCATCGACTATCCCTTCCACAGAGACAGTTACTACATGCTCGAAGCCTACCTGCCCAATCGCTCCTGGATTGATGGGAAATGGGTCTATCTACCAGCCAGCCTTCACGAGAGAGACGTCGCTGGTCTGATCAACAGTCTATTTCCTGTACCtggcaaagaagaagcagaagggtAGATGTCTGTGCAATAAATGACCAATACGCCTACCAGGTAGTTTTAGCTGAAGCTGCGCAGGGGCCTCCCCGCACAATCTCCACAAATCACATCACAGCCTTGTGGCTTGCACAGCCCGTACTTCAGGACTTTTCCAAGAACTCATTGCTCCCGGTGGCCTCTTTGGGCGATAGATCATAAACTCAAGTTGACCCAAGTTGAATTTGGAAAATAAAAACATCAACATCTCTTCGAaccagccaacaacagccaacatcatcagcatgGAGGACGTCTACCAACACTTTGGACGGCACAGTCTTTGGGACAAGCACGATGTCTTCAAGTCCCCCACTTTTGATGTGACTGAAATATGGGTCGACTTGGAGGGCAAAAATAAAAGCCTTATTCAAAATCGAACGATCTCTTCGCCTGACGTCGACAACTGGCTCGACGAACCTTTTTGTCAGTcgctcccctccctttccgGGACAGGCACCCGGGCGGTCCGCATCGTGTGGGTTGGTCaagatgtggtggtgggagggggtcgtTCTGGTCCATCAGCCAGAATTCTGGATCAGCTGGCGGAGAGGTGGGGACTGCGGTCTGCAATGGACTATGCTCGCAGCTCCTTTGCTGGTGTCTCCGCATGCCCCGGCCGGGATAACTCCGCCGTCTTCACCGTCACCTATCACCCCAAGTTGGCAGTCTCATGGTCctacaacatcaccaccatcggaGCCCCTCGAACTCATGCTGTCATCTTTGctgaaggggaagagagggCCGAGTTGTCCCGTATTCTCAAGTCAACCTGGGGGCCGGCACTGGCCACCGATGCCATGTTCCCGGCTCTTATTTGCAGCTTACTACTGGCCCACGAGCTAGACAGCACCTTGGACGATATCAAAAAGGTGGTTCGTGAGGTGGAGGCTCGTACGGGACACCACAGATTCACTAGTCGAAGAGAAACACAGCCTGCGGCGGGGGAACTCGGTCAGCTGTCAGCTCAGATGAGCGGGTGCGCTGCCAAGCTGGCAAATGGTGCTCGCAAGCtgaagcttgtcgaggaaATCAACCATCTCATCAGTCACcactcttcctctcctccgctACCTGCAGCAACGCAACGTAATCAGACGCAACCACCGAATTCGGCCTCTTATCGCTTCTATCAAACCCTGCCCCTCCAAACGGAGACGGCACAACAGCCGGCTGGCGCGCCAACAGCATGGGTTTCCCTGCTCTCCCACCGTGCCACCATGCAGCAGACTGAGTTGACGTACACACAATCCCGCATCGACATCCAGATCCGGGCCCTCTTCCACCTGATTGCACAGCAAGACAACGCCATCGCTTTCGACACAGCCTCGGCGACTCGGAGCATCGCTGCTTCCAGCCTTCAGGACTCGAGCAGCATGAAGATGCTGGCTTTGGTAGCTATGTTCTTCCTGCCTGGTAGCTTCATCGCGGCACTATTCAGCACCCCGCTTTTCAAGTGGGATgaagcggcagcggcagagTCAGGGTCTACCATGAGGGTGGGGACAAGACCACAGTTTGCGCTCTTTTGGGCCGTTACTGTTCCCATCACGGTTGCGGTATTCATCATGTACGGGGTATGGATGTgggtggtcaagaagaaagacaagaggagaaggaagaagggtCTGCAGGTACTTGTGTGAGTGGCTAACTGCcggtggtgggttgttgtCCCGGGTGCCAGGTGCCGGAGAAACCGACATGCATGGTGATATTCCCACGTGGGCATCGGGGATAAGGTGCAGCCAGGGTGTGTACATCTGCATACCTTGTACTGCGTAAGCGGGGACCACTTGGAGTAGGGCGAGCGAGTATGGAGACAAGCTGCATGAGACGGCGAGACAGGCTGAAAATATTTACAATCGCGGTGGACACGGTGCGGGGACATCCTATATCTGTATATagcggtgaagaagaagagtgtGCAGAGACTGAGGAACATAATCATATCATGTTTGCAACGTTTTGTGACTTCTCTCTGCAGCAGATGGACTACGTTATTTTAGTTCGCTTAGGACATAGAGAGAAACTAACTGATGATGCATGTTTGCGGTATCAATCAGCAGGGAGATTTGACATGCACAGGAAGCAATGCCGGGGGTGCCATTGATACCACGGTGAACCAAATTGAAGAGTTGCATCAATGTACACTGCCACGCGATGTTTCTTTCCAGATTCGGGGGCGACTGCATGATGCCACGAGCCATGTTACCATGCATCATGGTCTAGATGTGCAtgtcccctcctcatcacccaaaTCTATAGACACACTATTCTTTCTAGCTCTGCGGATGGTCGATAGTCACCGAACAAGCCGGATCGCCAGGTACCCAGGCTaacaagacaaaaagaaacTCCTCGGTTCCCGGCCCGCAGGGTTGCAATCCCACCCTTGGCGGTGTCCCTAGCCCATAAGGGGGTTAGTCGATACCAGCACCCCCCGGTTGCCATGCCGAATCCGAGGGGATTCCCGAGTGTTTGACTTGCATTAGACTCGCTCGTATTGCCGGTTCGGGATGTTCCCGGTGGAGCCTCTCCATGGCGTTTTGCAGAAGCCCCTCAGAAGAATCGCGAGTTGGAGTTGTTTCTGGCTGGGGGTGGACGCTTCAACCTTTCCAGCGGCAGCTTGCTTTGCCACTCCCTGCTCGGTGAGGGGAGAATGAGGGGGTACATGCACAGAGGAGGCAATGattggggggcgggggggagatggaaaaTGTACTATTTATGACGGTGcctcccaaccaacaacaatccCGTCGATTCTTCTCTGTACCTCTTTTTCGCCCTTCATCAAAAAGAGTCAACCGCAGTTAAGATGGTCCACCTTCCTTCTGTTGGGCTGGCCGTTGCTGTCGCCTCTGGCCTTCTCCAGACCGTTACTGCCGCCCCTCAGGCCTCGACCGACAGCACCTCCACCGCGTCGACCACGTCCTTCCTCGGCGGTCTCTTTGACTTCTTGGACGTTGCCAACCTCACCGTCACCCACCACAACGGCAAGCTCTATGGCTGCAAGTGCTCGCCCGGTCAGCTCTGCTGGCCCCAGCAATGGAAGTGGAATCAGTTGAACACCACCGTGGGTGGCAACTTGAAACTTCACATACCCCCTGCTGCGTCGTGCTATAATACCTTCACCGGTCCCTTGGGCACTGTCAACACGTACGATGCTGCCGCCTGCGCTGACGTGCATGCCAACTGGGAGGATGAGATGTGGACGTGAGTTGTGGCCTTTTTGAGCCAAAGCCTGACCGTGACTGACATTGGATGATATTAGTGTTGAGAAGCCGGGTGCCGCCCTCTGGACATACTTCACCAACGAGACCTGCCGGCCCACTCTCAATCCCACCGACAGCTGCACGCTGGGCTACTATGGCGTTTATGTCATCTCTgccaccacccgcaaccacaTCAAGGCCGGCATTGACTTTGCTCGCCGCAACAACATCCGCCTAGTCATCCGCAACACCGGCCACGACTTTATCGGCCGCAGCACCGGTGCCGGttccctcatcatcaacacccacaGCTTCCAGGATGTCAACTGGATTTCGTCGTATGCCGGCCCCGGCTCGTACTCTGGTCCTGCCGTGACCATTGCTGCCGGTGTCCAGGGCCGCTCCATCTTGGAGCAGGGCCATGCTCAGGTTCCTCCCAAGGTGATTGTTACTGGCGAATGCCCAaccgttggtgttgctggtggcttCATCCAGGGCGGTGGCCACGGTCCCTGGACTACGCTCAAGGGTCTTTCTGCCGACAATGTTCTCGCCTTTGAGGCCATCACAGCGTCTGGCCACTTTGTCACTGCCAACGAGGCCCAAAACTCTGATCTTTTCTGGGCTCTCAAGGGCGGTGGTCCTTCGGCTTTTGCCGTCATCCTGTCCGTCACTATGAAGACGTTCGACGATGTCTCGTCTGCCGGTGCCACCTTCTatgtcaacaacacccacatTGGTTTTGACAATGACGCTTACTGGAACGCCACCAGCATCTTCCACAAGTGGTCCAACCACTTTGTCGACAATGGGCTCTATGTCTACTATGAgctcttccccttcaccctccgcGCTCAGCCTTTTGTCGCCATTGGAAAGACGGTCGCCGAGCTCAATGCCATTGTTGCCCCCATGCTTGCTGAGCTCACCGCCAACGGGATTTCCTATGAGTGGAACCCCAAGTCCTTCCCGACCTTCTTCGACCTCTATGTCGATCTtttcgaggccgaggctgccgGTGGTTCTGCCCTGACGGGTGGCTGGTTGTTTGATCACAATGACGttgccaccaacaacgacgGCATCATTGAGGCTTTCAAGACGGTCTTCTCGCCCCGCCCCGacatcttctccttcattGTCGGTCACTTGTTCAACCCCGGCTACGGCGCTCCTGTCAGCAACAGCGCTACCCACCCTTCGTGGCGCAATGCCACCGACTTTGTCATCACTGTCCTGCCCGTCCCTCTGGGTGCCAGCAAGGCGGTCAAGGCCGACTACCAGAACGTCTTGACCAACACCATTGATCAGGCGCTCCGCGACGCCTCGGGCTCTGGGGCCACCTATGTCAACGAGGCTGACCCTTACCAGCCCAACTGGCAGAGCCACTTCTGGGGCTCTGAGTACCCCCGCCTCAAGCAGATCCGCAAAAAGTGGGATCCCTTGGGAGTGTTTTACTCAATTGCCACCCCCGGCACCGAGGACTGGGAGGTTATCCAAGACACCAGACTCTGCAAGAAGCTTTAAGAGACGCTTGTTGTGAGCCTGCGAGGAGAGAATTGTAAATAACTTACTTTAATGACGACGACGGTGTATATAATGCGAGTATATGACTGCATGAATCCATAATGTTGAACCTTCGAACAATCTTTTTTTCAATTGTATTGTGAAACTGAAAATCAGTGTTGTGAAATGTCTGGCATGTAATTGGCCCTCGTCCAGCAGACATGTGGGGTGGCGATATCGGCTGCAGGTTCGGATTCGAGGTTGAAAAGTCAACAAACCCCATCGGCAAGTTGGTTTTCCCACTTGAAAAAAACTGCCAGAGCCTCATCCATCCATACCAGCCGAGTCAGCTGAAATAACCTGCGCTGCGCATTCACTCCACCGTCATCGTCTCTGGCCTCCACATGCTATCCACAGTTTCCCGCCGCTAGGGATCCGCACTACCCATCCGCCGATAACGAGGACGCTCCACAGGGAAACAAAGCAGGGGAACCTTTCACCGCAACCAAACAACTCCTAGGTTGGGCTTCGCGCCATGTCCATGTCCCTGGCACCCACCTTCCCGTCCCGCGTGCTTCTTTGAGATTGTGACTTTGCGGCTCTCAGAGCCTCAATTTGACGAGTCTTGCCAAGGAACGCCACCGGCACCAGCAGCGGCACCAAAACCCCCCATGGACCGCTCTGAGGTTGACTGCCAAACAACCCTGCCAAACGGGTGCACCATGGCTGAAGCAGCTGATGAGAGAACCCCCCTACTGTCGTCCACCAGCGTCTCTCACACCACTGTTTCTCACTCGGGTGCTTCCCCTGAGGGCCCTGGTATTCCCAGAGACCACCAAGgcgaagacgatgatgatgtcatCCAGCCCAGAAAAGATCGCAGGCGGTTGAAAAAGATCTGGACCTCACTCAAACCTTCGACCGAAAGTCAGATTCTTCTTGCTGGCTTTCTCATCAC from Podospora pseudocomata strain CBS 415.72m chromosome 3, whole genome shotgun sequence includes:
- a CDS encoding hypothetical protein (EggNog:ENOG50KOG0255; COG:G; COG:M), whose protein sequence is MPRVADRKSWRKPAAPPVEAPQTPPEAAPRSHYHTSQHHGHHHDPDPALDVELVDHTERLPLRSKRTRRLEEKLARKKRTATTPLCLEDMPFEILDAILLCCQPRDLFAMSRVSKGYRDFIKQEGSRIAKSIIERRYPCLAACFLRPVLLENIQDLGVRRHMGHPKVTSRVKGHMFHHIPTIRGELVCSCPTCYHRWNALGLLVDFAHWQDFLDKGEAIPRIAFGRRPVWNKVLLNRNMQVVLKGIRDPLWYARILEKHLESTTRAIRRQVLNKSNKRQHYRLTDQDLQEGTDHFLEAEGPPTIDYPFHRDSYYMLEAYLPNRSWIDGKWVYLPASLHERDVAGLINSLFPVPGKEEAEG
- a CDS encoding hypothetical protein (EggNog:ENOG503PXM9), which translates into the protein MLFQALILGIAALEHIHGLPTSASQPVGARQYYPDPDDPSLPPSPEDCLRLSFSEPAWSIYDPALLSVNVSDGGTHGDVRFYTRNVATGQHADCRVTNIELNPKGAQLETWHNCNVTDLQFQFLLDDFQVRLRGGWKCADSDLSFHGHGVWEEPVVQGCLEEWNTPRGQETLCIMGGSYVAATLTSPMDLQPQWPLLPYTPFERAWRCVDRSWDPEFTVHSLEYQHHEGSYEFTLDLENHSSGERTVCKSETLDEKGLPTDGSTPWVKCLAENATLDVLLDRTYDILGIRQEWKCSDNVQDIEPEDYRATGLIKARLDCAKPTDKKHKDYTCTLPAASPLTFTGYPAIDKTVLPPFPHTFYNRSCTINSISNTHTLTLNEYKIETADDGKLEGTFSFYNPGPGETWSLSKIPVLNDATWHQCTPGKGTELPWQLARCSYALSLHEKSPEIRFDLAWYCDDRDPSNAILFEASAQADLTGKTACQGGICQFPSGITEVALQVTNLTWETGHGVMQKGPILPWV
- a CDS encoding hypothetical protein (COG:S; EggNog:ENOG503P227) translates to MEDVYQHFGRHSLWDKHDVFKSPTFDVTEIWVDLEGKNKSLIQNRTISSPDVDNWLDEPFCQSLPSLSGTGTRAVRIVWVGQDVVVGGGRSGPSARILDQLAERWGLRSAMDYARSSFAGVSACPGRDNSAVFTVTYHPKLAVSWSYNITTIGAPRTHAVIFAEGEERAELSRILKSTWGPALATDAMFPALICSLLLAHELDSTLDDIKKVVREVEARTGHHRFTSRRETQPAAGELGQLSAQMSGCAAKLANGARKLKLVEEINHLISHHSSSPPLPAATQRNQTQPPNSASYRFYQTLPLQTETAQQPAGAPTAWVSLLSHRATMQQTELTYTQSRIDIQIRALFHLIAQQDNAIAFDTASATRSIAASSLQDSSSMKMLALVAMFFLPGSFIAALFSTPLFKWDEAAAAESGSTMRVGTRPQFALFWAVTVPITVAVFIMYGVWMWVVKKKDKRRRKKGLQVLV
- a CDS encoding hypothetical protein (CAZy:AA7; EggNog:ENOG503P0WN; COG:C); this translates as MVHLPSVGLAVAVASGLLQTVTAAPQASTDSTSTASTTSFLGGLFDFLDVANLTVTHHNGKLYGCKCSPGQLCWPQQWKWNQLNTTVGGNLKLHIPPAASCYNTFTGPLGTVNTYDAAACADVHANWEDEMWTVEKPGAALWTYFTNETCRPTLNPTDSCTLGYYGVYVISATTRNHIKAGIDFARRNNIRLVIRNTGHDFIGRSTGAGSLIINTHSFQDVNWISSYAGPGSYSGPAVTIAAGVQGRSILEQGHAQVPPKVIVTGECPTVGVAGGFIQGGGHGPWTTLKGLSADNVLAFEAITASGHFVTANEAQNSDLFWALKGGGPSAFAVILSVTMKTFDDVSSAGATFYVNNTHIGFDNDAYWNATSIFHKWSNHFVDNGLYVYYELFPFTLRAQPFVAIGKTVAELNAIVAPMLAELTANGISYEWNPKSFPTFFDLYVDLFEAEAAGGSALTGGWLFDHNDVATNNDGIIEAFKTVFSPRPDIFSFIVGHLFNPGYGAPVSNSATHPSWRNATDFVITVLPVPLGASKAVKADYQNVLTNTIDQALRDASGSGATYVNEADPYQPNWQSHFWGSEYPRLKQIRKKWDPLGVFYSIATPGTEDWEVIQDTRLCKKL
- a CDS encoding hypothetical protein (EggNog:ENOG50KOG0255; COG:G; COG:M), yielding MAARILNGFFSTVSQAGGLMFIKDMFFFHEQARKINIWASFIVMSPYVGPLFAAFMTETLHWSVPFWVYFGMNVLGMALVVAFLEETYYDRTIPSDQQPARGNRFARLIGTAQWKSRHLRNTFGQACWRTVSVLLKPIVALSCVFYALTFAWAVGINTTLAIFVTPLYGFGPKQVGFFYFTPVVAVALGEATGHWLHDALAKQYIRSHKGHFEPEVRLRAVLLAMPVVIVGLVLIGQCFENQWYFMATSVCWGLYVFGMMITTVALSSYCLDSYPEASGEVSAWLNMARTVGGFIVSYFQVRWAEAQGTKQSFGIQAGICGGAILFIVALIVWGKRLRIWAGPLNFATT